In Chlamydia serpentis, the following are encoded in one genomic region:
- a CDS encoding LysM peptidoglycan-binding domain-containing protein, which produces MRANLKICIFTSFALLKINCGYLDAAGKTPSFQGVLAEIEDISTTLASHETEIAMLTERLDEQDSKYQKIVKIKPEAFAQKIRELESDQKTLAKTMAVLTTSVKDLQANLQNKLQEIQKEHQALTQDLRLLRRSLLALVDSSSPGAYVDLSDPVPEHIYIVCEGDSLSKIAKKYKLSVTELKKINKLNSDAIYVGQRLCLQRNK; this is translated from the coding sequence ATGCGCGCTAATTTAAAAATCTGTATCTTCACAAGCTTCGCATTATTAAAGATAAACTGTGGTTATTTAGATGCTGCAGGAAAAACACCTTCTTTTCAGGGAGTCCTTGCAGAAATTGAAGATATCTCGACAACATTAGCATCTCATGAAACTGAGATTGCTATGCTTACAGAACGCTTAGATGAGCAAGACTCTAAATACCAAAAAATAGTAAAAATAAAACCAGAAGCTTTTGCTCAAAAAATTCGTGAATTAGAATCCGATCAAAAAACTCTGGCAAAAACGATGGCAGTATTAACAACTTCTGTTAAAGACTTGCAAGCAAATTTACAAAATAAACTGCAGGAAATTCAAAAAGAGCATCAAGCGCTAACTCAAGACCTGCGTCTTTTGCGACGATCTCTACTTGCTTTAGTAGATAGTTCCTCACCTGGAGCATATGTTGACCTCTCAGATCCAGTTCCTGAACACATTTATATAGTGTGTGAAGGCGATAGTCTTAGTAAAATTGCAAAAAAATATAAACTTTCAGTAACTGAATTAAAAAAAATTAATAAATTAAATTCGGATGCTATTTATGTTGGGCAAAGACTTTGTTTACAAAGAAATAAGTAA
- a CDS encoding OmpA family protein produces MNINSLWKLCTLLALFALPGCSRPYYYGWDEAGTYHHARKKKSSSFGFVPLYTEDDFNSSFVSSEYDSKEEKQYRASHTATFRNITFATDSYTIKGEENLAILTSLVHYMKKTPKATLYIEGHTDERGAASYNLALGARRANAIKEYLVKQGISSDRLSTISYGKEQPLNTGHNELAWQQNRRTEFKIHAR; encoded by the coding sequence ATGAACATAAATTCCTTATGGAAACTTTGCACTTTATTAGCTCTATTTGCATTACCGGGGTGCAGTCGACCTTATTATTACGGTTGGGATGAGGCAGGTACATATCACCATGCAAGAAAGAAAAAGTCTTCTTCTTTTGGTTTTGTTCCTCTCTATACCGAGGACGACTTTAACTCTAGTTTTGTTTCTTCTGAGTATGATTCCAAAGAAGAGAAACAATATAGGGCAAGCCATACTGCAACATTTCGGAACATTACCTTTGCTACAGACAGTTACACAATTAAGGGTGAAGAAAATCTCGCGATACTTACTAGTCTAGTGCATTATATGAAGAAAACACCGAAAGCTACATTGTATATTGAAGGTCATACTGATGAACGCGGAGCTGCATCCTATAACCTTGCCTTAGGAGCCCGGAGAGCAAACGCAATTAAAGAGTACCTAGTAAAGCAGGGGATTTCTAGTGATCGGCTATCTACAATTTCATACGGGAAAGAACAGCCTTTAAATACGGGTCATAATGAACTAGCATGGCAACAAAATCGCCGTACAGAGTTTAAAATTCATGCGCGCTAA
- the tolB gene encoding Tol-Pal system protein TolB — MLRQLCFQILFFCFASLLNVNAKELEVLVRSEHTMLPIHISCYTDTKDPKIQKYLHSLTEIFSNDLALGDCLQPVAKSKEAPNTLTLSLRLDSPQLSVLLVQSSKAPVTLCSFSISQNLSIDRQKIHLAADTVHYALTGISGISSGKIIFALSNTDKNQELKQGELWTVDYDGKNLAPLTAESSLSITPKWVGIGSSFPFFYVSYKYGIPKIFLSSLENKEGKKVLPLKGNQFMPTFSPRKKLLAFIADTYGNPDLFIQPFSLTTGPIGRPRRLLDQSFGTQGNPSFNPEGSKIVFISNKDGRPRLYIMSVEPEPQAPRLLTKKYRNSSCPAWSPDGKKIAFCSVIKGVRQICIYDLSSGEDYQLTTSPINKENPSWAIDSRHLVFSAGTPGESELYLISLVTKKTKKIAIGTGEKRFPSWGAFPSLSTKRIL; from the coding sequence ATGTTACGGCAATTATGTTTCCAAATTCTTTTTTTCTGCTTTGCGTCACTACTAAATGTAAATGCCAAAGAATTAGAAGTTCTGGTTCGCTCTGAACATACGATGCTTCCTATCCACATTTCTTGTTATACAGACACTAAGGACCCTAAAATACAAAAATATCTCCACTCTCTAACAGAGATATTTTCTAACGATCTCGCTCTAGGAGACTGCTTACAACCCGTAGCTAAATCTAAAGAAGCTCCAAACACTTTGACGTTATCATTACGTTTAGATTCCCCTCAATTATCTGTACTATTAGTACAATCTTCCAAAGCACCTGTAACATTATGTTCGTTCAGTATTTCTCAAAATCTCTCGATAGATCGTCAAAAGATCCATCTAGCTGCTGATACTGTTCATTATGCTCTTACAGGAATCTCTGGTATTAGCTCAGGGAAAATTATTTTTGCTTTAAGTAATACAGATAAGAATCAAGAACTGAAGCAAGGGGAGTTATGGACAGTAGACTATGATGGTAAAAACCTTGCCCCTCTAACTGCAGAATCTTCTCTTTCTATAACCCCAAAATGGGTCGGCATAGGATCGAGTTTTCCTTTTTTTTATGTTTCATATAAGTATGGTATTCCTAAAATTTTTCTCAGTTCTTTAGAGAACAAAGAAGGTAAGAAAGTCCTCCCATTGAAAGGAAACCAGTTTATGCCAACCTTTTCTCCAAGGAAAAAGCTTCTCGCCTTCATTGCGGATACTTATGGAAATCCTGATTTATTCATTCAACCATTCTCTTTAACCACAGGGCCTATAGGTCGTCCTCGTCGTTTACTTGATCAGAGTTTCGGGACTCAAGGCAATCCCTCTTTTAATCCTGAAGGATCAAAAATAGTTTTTATCTCTAACAAAGATGGTCGACCCCGTCTTTACATCATGTCTGTTGAACCCGAACCCCAAGCACCTCGCCTACTTACAAAAAAATATAGAAATAGCAGTTGCCCTGCATGGTCTCCAGATGGTAAAAAAATAGCATTCTGCTCTGTAATTAAAGGGGTACGGCAAATTTGTATTTATGATCTCTCTTCAGGAGAGGATTACCAGTTGACAACTTCTCCGATAAATAAAGAAAATCCTTCATGGGCTATAGACAGTCGCCATCTTGTATTTAGCGCAGGGACTCCTGGAGAATCAGAGTTATATTTAATTAGTCTAGTTACAAAAAAAACTAAAAAAATTGCTATAGGAACAGGAGAAAAACGTTTCCCGTCTTGGGGAGCTTTTCCTTCACTATCGACAAAGAGAATACTATGA
- a CDS encoding inclusion-associated protein: protein MIKYLPYIISATFIHGLTFFLLFTSPLPKKPLSPIAFQEKLVTLKPKTPVNTLPPKTLSPIIMPSSITKTTQQDSKPSSQEILPTPLKQPIPKTISKESPKKLETSPVAKTQPPPKTPVTQISQTQLKALSDVAQALASHVDKIEKSDAALKDIAWTPTTQLTINSELETPQEEELCKLFQTYVVLPCTGYIRIKLVLAPNGNIEECVFLSDVSASDQQLLSKRIQAIPFQKFLEKYKVSKNISFHIKLLSNES from the coding sequence ATGATCAAATATCTTCCCTATATAATTAGCGCGACTTTTATTCATGGATTGACCTTTTTTCTTCTCTTTACTTCTCCTCTTCCTAAAAAACCTTTGTCCCCAATAGCATTTCAAGAAAAGCTTGTGACTCTCAAACCTAAAACTCCGGTGAATACGTTGCCACCGAAGACTCTGTCACCCATAATAATGCCTTCCTCAATAACTAAAACAACACAACAAGATTCCAAACCTTCTTCTCAAGAGATTTTGCCAACACCATTAAAACAACCAATTCCAAAAACTATCTCAAAAGAATCGCCTAAAAAGTTAGAAACATCTCCTGTAGCAAAAACACAACCCCCCCCTAAGACACCTGTAACACAGATCTCACAAACCCAACTTAAAGCACTATCTGATGTCGCGCAAGCACTTGCTTCTCATGTAGATAAAATTGAAAAAAGTGATGCTGCACTTAAGGACATTGCCTGGACACCCACCACACAGTTGACTATAAACTCGGAACTTGAAACCCCTCAAGAAGAAGAACTCTGCAAATTATTTCAGACATATGTGGTTTTGCCCTGCACAGGATATATTCGCATTAAATTAGTCTTAGCTCCTAATGGGAACATTGAGGAGTGTGTTTTTCTTTCTGATGTAAGTGCATCTGATCAACAACTGCTTTCCAAGCGCATTCAGGCAATACCATTTCAAAAATTTCTCGAAAAATACAAAGTCTCGAAAAATATCTCTTTTCATATTAAACTGCTCAGTAATGAGTCCTAA
- a CDS encoding ExbD/TolR family protein yields the protein MKYRLLEELEEEPTVNLTPLIDIVFVILMAFIITVPLIKLDSIALAPGTQNQELLNDQEASTAVIKVLADHSLTLNDHPVTLEDLTQQLTLFHKTHPEYTPLLLQDGRTTFRTYQQVKHAIEAAGFHELHVALQN from the coding sequence ATGAAATATCGCTTGCTTGAAGAATTAGAAGAAGAGCCCACGGTGAACCTTACACCGTTAATTGATATTGTCTTTGTTATTTTAATGGCATTTATTATTACCGTCCCATTAATAAAATTAGACTCCATAGCTCTTGCTCCTGGCACACAGAATCAAGAGCTTCTTAATGACCAAGAAGCTTCTACAGCCGTGATTAAAGTACTCGCAGATCATTCCTTAACTCTGAATGACCATCCTGTTACTCTAGAAGATTTAACACAGCAACTTACCCTATTCCATAAGACTCATCCTGAGTATACTCCATTGTTACTGCAGGACGGGAGAACAACTTTTCGAACATACCAACAAGTAAAACATGCTATAGAAGCTGCAGGGTTTCATGAACTACATGTAGCTCTACAGAATTGA
- a CDS encoding MotA/TolQ/ExbB proton channel family protein, translating into MVHFLHNPIIQAYTEADLFGKSIFFCLLALSLCTWTILQQKLAVQKKFLKSGKNLKDFLIKNRHAPLSLDIHPELSPFADLYFTIKRGTLELLDKNRQYTPDLGPMLSSQDIQSLETLLGAVMPKYKALLHKNNFIPATTITLAPFLGLLGTVWGILIAFTHISSGNSGNSAIMEGLATALGTTIIGLFVAIPSLIAFNYLKAHSSELISEIEQTAYLLLNSIEIKYRNTNL; encoded by the coding sequence ATGGTACACTTCCTTCATAACCCTATTATTCAGGCCTACACAGAAGCAGATTTATTCGGGAAAAGTATATTCTTTTGTCTGCTTGCTCTTTCTTTGTGTACTTGGACGATACTACAGCAAAAGCTTGCTGTTCAAAAAAAATTTTTAAAATCAGGAAAAAATCTTAAAGATTTCTTAATTAAAAATCGCCATGCCCCTTTATCTCTGGATATCCATCCTGAGCTCAGTCCTTTTGCAGATTTATATTTTACTATAAAACGAGGGACCCTAGAACTCCTGGATAAAAATCGACAATACACTCCGGATCTAGGTCCTATGCTTTCTTCTCAAGATATCCAATCTCTAGAAACTCTTTTAGGAGCCGTTATGCCGAAATACAAAGCTTTGTTACATAAAAATAACTTTATTCCAGCTACAACAATCACCTTGGCTCCTTTTTTAGGACTTTTAGGTACAGTATGGGGGATTTTGATAGCATTCACTCATATTAGTTCGGGAAACAGCGGGAACTCAGCTATCATGGAAGGACTCGCTACAGCTTTGGGAACCACAATTATAGGACTCTTTGTAGCTATACCATCACTGATCGCTTTTAACTATCTTAAAGCTCACTCCTCTGAATTAATTTCAGAGATAGAACAAACAGCATATCTTTTACTCAACTCTATAGAAATCAAATATCGCAATACGAATTTATGA
- a CDS encoding protein-disulfide reductase DsbD family protein: protein MNKFKQFLQTALIALFLSSPVLSGSLAFVHGEEVRQQLADPGAEFLSEGSYIPGQQTFRVGIKITASKGSHIYWKNPGEVGSPLKISWQLPENFVVEEEHWPTPKVFEEDGTTFFGYEDSALIVADIRPAPGLTPGQEVELRARVEWLACGDSCLPGDAGLRLTLPYQEKEPSLYPDRHAEFSKTLRAEPRVLEKDHSVQVATRKGDEIILNIPEKINAAKAWFVSEKSDKLFAYAESSYSEGKGTVWRLKVKNLPQFQKNEKLDGVLLLADHKGRPIESLTIHSEVLGEMGAVVSGFSQYLMILIMAFLGGLLLNIMPCVLPLVTLKVYGLIKSAGEHRSSVIANGLWFTLGVVGCFWGLAGIAVLLKILGHNIGWGFQLQEPMFVAVLVIVFFLFALSSLGLFEIGTMFANLGGKLQSSEIKNRENKAVGSFFNGVLATLVTTPCTGPFLGSVLGLVMSLSFISQLMIFSSIGLGMASPYLVFSVFPKMLSMLPKPGGWMSTFKQLTGFMLLATVTWLVWIFGSETSTTSVVVLLGGLWLAGLGAWILGRWGSPVSPKKQRLCASLLFFAFIGGAMSLSWVASRYFSEPQMSVIVDEEGVWQPFSLEKLAKLRAQGRPVFVNFTAKWCLTCQMNKPVLYGDGVQKIFQNHGIVTLEADWTRKDPGITEELARLGRASVPSYVYYPADNSSPVVLPEKITQNILEDVVLQFVR from the coding sequence TTGAATAAATTCAAACAATTTTTACAAACCGCATTGATAGCCCTCTTCCTTTCTTCTCCAGTATTGTCTGGAAGTTTAGCGTTTGTCCATGGTGAAGAAGTTAGACAGCAATTAGCTGACCCAGGTGCAGAGTTTCTTTCGGAGGGCAGTTACATTCCTGGACAACAGACATTTCGAGTAGGAATCAAGATTACCGCTTCTAAGGGGAGTCATATCTATTGGAAGAATCCTGGAGAAGTAGGGAGTCCGCTTAAGATTTCCTGGCAGTTACCTGAGAATTTTGTTGTTGAAGAGGAGCACTGGCCTACTCCCAAGGTATTTGAGGAAGATGGTACAACATTTTTTGGTTACGAAGATTCGGCTCTTATTGTCGCAGATATTCGTCCTGCTCCGGGGTTAACTCCTGGTCAAGAGGTAGAATTACGAGCTCGGGTTGAATGGTTGGCCTGTGGGGATAGCTGTTTACCTGGAGACGCAGGTTTAAGGTTAACATTGCCTTATCAAGAGAAAGAGCCCTCGCTATATCCTGATAGACATGCAGAATTTAGTAAAACTTTGCGTGCAGAACCTCGTGTTTTAGAAAAAGATCATTCCGTTCAGGTTGCAACAAGAAAAGGGGACGAGATCATTTTAAATATCCCTGAAAAGATAAACGCTGCGAAAGCTTGGTTTGTTTCCGAAAAATCCGATAAACTTTTTGCCTATGCAGAATCTTCTTATAGTGAAGGAAAGGGAACAGTGTGGAGGTTAAAAGTAAAAAATCTCCCTCAATTTCAAAAAAATGAGAAGCTTGACGGAGTTTTGTTGCTTGCTGACCATAAGGGGCGTCCGATTGAATCGCTTACAATTCATAGCGAGGTTCTTGGTGAAATGGGAGCTGTTGTTTCAGGATTTTCACAGTATTTAATGATTTTAATCATGGCATTTCTGGGTGGATTACTTTTAAACATAATGCCCTGTGTTCTCCCTTTGGTAACGCTTAAGGTCTATGGTTTAATCAAGTCTGCTGGAGAACATCGGTCTTCTGTAATTGCTAATGGCTTATGGTTTACTTTAGGTGTTGTAGGCTGTTTCTGGGGATTAGCCGGTATTGCTGTTTTACTTAAGATTTTAGGTCATAATATAGGTTGGGGATTTCAACTCCAAGAACCTATGTTTGTTGCCGTACTGGTCATTGTATTTTTCCTATTCGCTTTAAGTTCACTAGGGCTTTTTGAAATAGGAACGATGTTTGCAAATCTGGGAGGGAAGCTCCAGTCTTCAGAGATTAAAAATAGGGAAAATAAGGCTGTAGGGTCTTTTTTTAATGGTGTTCTAGCTACGTTAGTTACAACTCCTTGTACGGGACCATTTTTAGGTTCTGTATTAGGTTTAGTGATGTCGTTATCTTTTATTTCTCAGCTTATGATTTTTAGCTCGATAGGCTTGGGTATGGCCTCTCCTTATTTAGTTTTTTCTGTATTTCCAAAAATGTTATCCATGCTTCCTAAACCTGGAGGATGGATGAGCACATTCAAACAGCTCACAGGGTTTATGTTATTAGCGACAGTCACTTGGTTAGTCTGGATTTTTGGCTCCGAGACAAGTACAACTTCTGTTGTTGTTCTTCTTGGAGGACTTTGGCTTGCTGGACTGGGTGCCTGGATTTTAGGTCGTTGGGGGAGCCCTGTATCTCCTAAAAAACAAAGATTATGCGCTTCTTTATTATTTTTTGCCTTTATAGGGGGAGCGATGTCTTTAAGTTGGGTAGCTTCTCGTTATTTTAGCGAACCTCAGATGAGTGTCATTGTTGATGAGGAAGGCGTATGGCAACCCTTTTCTTTAGAAAAGCTTGCTAAACTACGAGCGCAGGGACGTCCTGTTTTCGTAAACTTCACAGCAAAATGGTGTCTGACTTGTCAGATGAATAAACCTGTTTTATACGGAGATGGTGTTCAAAAAATATTTCAAAATCATGGCATTGTTACTTTAGAAGCAGACTGGACTCGTAAAGATCCTGGTATTACAGAAGAACTTGCTCGCTTGGGAAGAGCAAGTGTTCCTTCCTATGTTTATTATCCAGCAGACAACTCTTCGCCTGTTGTGCTTCCTGAGAAAATTACACAGAATATTTTAGAGGATGTAGTTCTTCAATTTGTAAGGTAA